In Chiroxiphia lanceolata isolate bChiLan1 chromosome 2, bChiLan1.pri, whole genome shotgun sequence, a single genomic region encodes these proteins:
- the KLRG1 gene encoding killer cell lectin-like receptor subfamily G member 1, with translation MEGSRSETSAADMSEEVTYTSVRFSQASPPRAKASQEKRGPHLWSAVVLGLAIGFGILSTSLVIALIWKMNDSYPHCPEEWVAYRGSCYSFSKEEKDWNSSQVSCWSQGAHLLVISDTREMDLFKRIQTERFWIGLRNSTSSGWIWEDGSISNYTKVFSNSHVQHCAVLMKGHFHASSCEFRAPWICEKSLR, from the exons ATGGAGGGAAGCAGATCAGAAACTTCTGCAGCTGATATGAGTGAGGAGGTAACGTATACTTCTGTCAGATTCTCTCAGGCTTCTCCACCGAGGGCCAAAgcttcacaggaaaaaagag gTCCTCATCTGTGGTCAGCAGTTGTGCTGGGCTTGGCTATAGGCTTTGGGATATTGAGCACCTCCCTAGTGATTGCTTTGATTTGGAAGATGA ATGACTCCTACCCACACTGCCCTGAAGAGTGGGTGGCCTACAGAGGGAGCTGCTACTCCTTCTCCAAGGAGGAGAAGGACTGGAATTCCAGCCAGGTATCCTGCTGGTCACAGGGAGCTCACCTCCTGGTCATCAGTGATACCCGGGAAATG GATCTGTTCAAGCGTATTCAAACAGAACGTTTCTGGATTGGATTGAGGAACAGCACAAGCTCTGGATGGATTTGGGAAGATGGCTCCATATCCAATTACACCAA GGTCTTCTCTAACAGCCATGTGCAACATTGTGCTGTCCTGATGAAAGGTCATTTTCATGCCTCCAGCTGTGAATTTCGTGCTCCATGGATCTGTGAGAAATCACTTAGATAA
- the M6PR gene encoding cation-dependent mannose-6-phosphate receptor, translated as MPSPCHTSALLLVFMALAVAGAEQPEERSCDVIGDESSESQMERALLKKLEPLSHMRFNVTVEKGKTENYVYQFRVCREVNSTSHDYGGLVQTDRQNGKTTVIGRINETQVFNGSDWIMLIYKGGDSYGTHCSGEKRRAVIMISCKRGVTASSFSIISEEREKEQECFYLFEMDSSVACPAENSHLSVGSILLITFASLIAVYIIGGFLYQRLVVGAKGMEQFPHFAFWQDLGNLVADGCDFVCRSKPRNAPAAYRGVGDDQLGEESEERDDHLLPM; from the exons ATGCCATCACCTTGCCATACCTCTGCCTTGCTGCTGGTCTTTATGGCCCTGGCTGTAGCGGGGGCTGAGCAGCCTGAAGAGAGGAGCTGTGATGTGATTGGTGATGAAAGCAGTGAGTCACAAATGGAAAGAGCCCTGCTGAAGAAACTGGAGCCCCTGAGCCACATGAG GTTTAATGTGACTGTGGAGAAAGGCAAAACGGAAAACTACGTCTACCAATTCAGGGTGTGCAGGGAGGTCAACAGCACCTCTCACGATTATGGTGGCCTGGTGCAAACAGATAGACAGAACGGAAAGACCACAGTGATAGGAAGAATCAATGAAACCCAGGTCTTCAATGGAA GTGACTGGATCATGCTGATTTATAAAGGAGGTGATTCATATGGCACTCACTGCAGTGGTGAGAAGAGACGAGCTGTGATAATGATTTCTTGCAAGCGAGGAGTTACAGCG AGTTCATTCAGCATTATTTCTGAAGAGcgggaaaaggagcaggaatgTTTCTACCTCTTTGAGATGGACAGCAGTGTGGCTTGTCCAGCTGAGAATTCCCACCTCAGCGTTGGCTCCATTCTACTGATCAC GTTTGCCTCACTGATTGCAGTCTACATCATTGGTGGGTTCCTCTACCAGCGCCTTGTAGTGGGAGCAAAGGGCATGGAGCAGTTTCCTCACTTTGCCTTCTGGCAAGATCTGGGCAATTTGGTGGCG GACGGCTGTGACTTTGTGTGCCGATCCAAGCCTCGAAACGCGCCAGCCGCATACCGTGGTGTGGGGGATGACCAGCTGGGTGAGGAGTCAGAAGAACGGGATGACCACTTGCTACCAATGTGA